The genome window GGATGTCGATTTCTCCTTCGAAGGGCCCTTCGGCACTTACGACCAGCATCAGCTGCAACGCGGGTTGCAGATTTACACGGAAAACTGCTCGGGCTGTCACGGGCTGCGGTATGTTCCGATCCGCTCGCTGACCGAAAGCGGCGGACCAGCCCTGCCAGAGGATCAGGTTCGTGCCTATGCCGCCGAGCTTTTTGTCCCGGACGAGCGCGCGAACCCGAAACATTACGATCCGGTGAAAGAGGAATATGTGGTCACCTACACCTCGAATTTCCCGGCCAACCCGACAGTAGGCGCGCCCGACCTCAGCATGATGGCAAAGGCGCGCGCCGGGTTCCACGGGCCCTATGGCCTTGGCCTGAACCAGCTGTTCAAGGGCATGGGCGGGCCAGAGTACATCGTTGCAATCCTGACCAGCTATACGGGTGAGGAAAAGACTGTCGGCGATACGACTCTCTACGAAAACACCGCCTATCCCGGTGGCTGGATTTCGATGTCGCCACCGCTGTCAGACGGCGCGATCACCTTTGAGCCCGAGCATGCAAATGACGTTCATCATCTTGCCGAAGATGCGGCGGCCTTCCTGATGTGGGCGGCTGAGCCCAAGCTGGCACAGCGCAAGCAGGCCGGCCTGGTCGGGGTGCTGATGCTGGCGATCCTGTCAGTGCTGCTCTACCTGACCAACAAGGCGCTTTGGGCGCCGGTGAAGAAGCGCGCCAAATCCGCCTGACATCGCCTGATCGGATGAAATGAAAAAACGCGCCCCGGTTTGCCAGGGCGCGTTTTTCTATCCGAGGTATGCGGCCAGTGCCGCAGGCGGGTTCGAAAACAGCGCGCCAGTGTCTTCTGGCGGATGCGCCACCCCATCGGCAACAAGGATCGTCTGGCCCTTCAATGCCCGCGCATCCTCGGGATCATGGGTGACCATCAGCAGGGTGGCGCCAATCTCTGCAATCAGATCCAGCAGCAGCGCCAGCATCTCGTCCTTCAACGCCGGACCCAGCGCTGCGAAGGGTTCATCCAACAGCACCAGCGGTTCCGCCCGAAGCAACATCCGCGCCAGCGCCACCCGGCTGCGTTGCCCCCCTGAAAGCGCGCCGGGTTTGCGATCTTCCATCCCGGACAACCCCACCCGCGACAGGCTGGCGCGCACACGGTCGCGTTCCGCCGGCGTCAGCCGCAGCGAGGGGCGCAGCCCCAGCGCGATGTTCTGGAAGGCGCTCAGATGCGGGAACAGGTTGCCATCCTGAAACAACAGGCTGATCGGGCGCGCGCCGGGGGCCTGTCCGGTCAGCAGCGTGTCGTCCCAAAGAATACGCCCCCCGGTCGGTTCGACGAAGCCCGAGATCAGATCCAGCAATGTCGACTTGCCCGCCCCCGACGGGCCGATCACCGCTACGCGCGAACCGGCCTGGACCGTCAGATCGGCGCTCAGCGTCCAGTCGCCACGCGTCAGGCGCACCCCCTCAAGCGTCAGCATCCGTCTGTCCCCCCCGATCAAATACCCAGAATACCGCCAGGCTAAGCATCAGCAGCAACAGCGCCGCCGCCGCCGCATCCCCGGTCCGATAGGCCGCCATTAACCGATAGAGGGTCAGCGGCAGCGTCGCCCCCTCCGGGTCTGCAAACAGCGCGACAACGCCAAGATCGCCCATCGACAAAGCCGCCGCCAACCCGGCGGCAAACCCCAGCGGACGGCGCAGGCGCGGCAACCACAGCAGCCGCAATCGGGCAAACCCGGTCAGGCGCAGGCTGTCGGCAAGGCGGCCATAGCCGCCCTCGACCCCAGCAAGGGCAGGGGCCAGAACACGCAGCGCGAACGGCAGCGCCATCGCCGCATTCACCAACGCCGTGACCGGCAAGGCCAGCGCCACCGGATTGGCAAAGGGAAAGATGACGATGAACAACCCCGTCCCGATCACCAGCGGAGAGGCGGCGATTGTCAGATACCCCAGCCCCTCAACCACCTTACCGCCGCGCCCGCGCAATCCATGCGCCATCGCCGCCAACGGCAGGGCCAGTGCCAGCGTCAGCGCTGTCGATGCCAGCGCCACCAGGATCGAGCGGCCAGCCGCCGCGAATACCGGCGCAGGCAGGCTCAGCAGGCCGGGCAGGCCGCGCAACACGATGGTCAGCAACGGCAGCAACAGAAACAGCGACACCAGCGCCAGAAACAGCGTATCCTGCAACCTCGCAACCGGCCCGGCGGCATCCCAGCGCCGGGCAACCCGGTCCAACCCGCCGCCCTGATCCGCCGGGCGCGACACCCGCAGCGCGATCAGCGCGGCGGTGCCTGACACCGCCACCTGAAGCAGCGCCAGCAATGCCGCGCGCGACAGGTCGAAATCGAACCGGAACGCCTGATAGATCGCCAATTCGATGGTGGTGGCGCGCGGCCCTCCGCCAAGGGTCAGGGCCACTGCGAAACTGGTCGTGCAGATCAGGAACACAGCCATCAGGGCGCCTGGCACGACCTCTCGCAACACCGGCCACTCGATGTGGCGGGCCACGTCGCGAGAGGTGAAGTTCAGCGAGGCCGCCAATCGGAACCGTTCCGCTGGTACCGCCATCCAGCCTTGCAGGATCAGCCGCACCGCCAGCGGCAGGTTGAAGAAGACATGCGCCAGCACCACGCCGTGCAGCCCGAAGATCGAAAGTGGTGGCAGGCCCAGCCAGCCCAGCGCCTGACTGGCAATCCCACTGCGACCAAAGACGGCCAACAGCCCGAAGACGGCGACAATCACCGGCAGGATGAACGGCGCGCCCAGCAGGGTGATCAGCGCACCACGCCCGCGAAATTGCCGCCGCGCCAGCGCGCGCGCCACCGGAATCGCCAGCCCGACGCTGATCACCGCCGACAAAACGGCCTGCAACAGCGTGAAGCGCAGCGCCGCCCAGTCGGACGGTTTCAACCCGCTCCAGACCTCGGCGCGCAGGGCGACGGCGGCGATAGACCCAAGGACCAGCAGCAGGATCACCCCAGCTGCCAGCCCCCCAATCAGCGCGACGCGCGGGGTTACTGGCCCAGCGCGTTCAGCCATTCGTCCAGCGCCGCATCGCGCACCGCAGGTGCGTCACCCGGGGCGACCAGCAAGGACGTGCCGTCACGCGGCGATCCGAACCCTTCGGGCAGCCCGCCCGCCGGGGTCACCGCCGGGTACATCCAATTGGTCGTCGGGATCGCGCCCTGAAACCCTTCGGACAGCATGAAAGCAAGGAAGGCGTCCGCCAATTCCGGCTGATCGCCAGAGGCAAGCTTCCCGGCCACCTCGATCTGCAGGTAATGCCCTTCGGCAAACTCTGCCGCCGCCTTGGTGTCATCCTCCTCAGCAATCCGGTGATAGGCGGGTGAGGTGGTGTAGGACAACACCATGTCCGCCTCGCCCTCAAGGAACAGGCCATAGGCCTCGGACCAGCCTTTGGTGACGGTGACGATGTTGTCCGACAGGTCGGCCCAGACCGACCCGGCCTCGTCGCCATAAGCTGCCTTGACCCACATCAGCAGGCCCAGACCGGGGGTCGAGGATCGCGGATCCTGGATGATGACAGACACATCCGACGCGCCCAGTGCCCGAAAATCGGCAGGCGGGTTCACCAGTTTGCCCGTGTCATGGACAAAGGCGAAATAGCCCCAGTCGAAAGGCAGGAACAGCGGATCATCCCAGGCGATGGGCAGGCTGAGGCCTTCGGGCGTCACGCCATGGGGCGCAAACAGGCCGGTGCCCGCAGCTGCCGCCGTCAGGTTGGTGTCGAGGCCCAGCACCACATCCGCCTCGGATCGCGCGCCCTCCAGTCGGATACGCGCCAACAGGGCAGCCCCGTCGCCAGAGCCGACGAATTTCAGGTCGCAGTTGCAGACCTCTTCAAACGCAGCCTCGACCACGGGGCCGGGGCCCCAATCGGACACAAAACTGTCATAGGTCAGCACGGTCAGGGTCGGCTTGTCCTGCGCGAACACAGGTGTTGCTGCCAAAAGCCCTGCCGCAAGGAATAGGGTACGCATTCTCACTCTCCTTGGTGGCCGGACGAAGGATCGGGTGAGGAATGCTCGACCTTCCCTCCGCCGGTATTAACCGGTTCAGGTTCGACGGGTTCGCTTTCGCATCTCAGCCCAATGGGCCCCCCGAGGTATTGTCTTCTTAGGTGCCGGGGCATCTTTCGGCA of Paracoccaceae bacterium contains these proteins:
- a CDS encoding cytochrome c1, whose protein sequence is MIRTTIASVLTVFALATPAIPAGGGDGHIEDVDFSFEGPFGTYDQHQLQRGLQIYTENCSGCHGLRYVPIRSLTESGGPALPEDQVRAYAAELFVPDERANPKHYDPVKEEYVVTYTSNFPANPTVGAPDLSMMAKARAGFHGPYGLGLNQLFKGMGGPEYIVAILTSYTGEEKTVGDTTLYENTAYPGGWISMSPPLSDGAITFEPEHANDVHHLAEDAAAFLMWAAEPKLAQRKQAGLVGVLMLAILSVLLYLTNKALWAPVKKRAKSA
- a CDS encoding ATP-binding cassette domain-containing protein, producing the protein MLTLEGVRLTRGDWTLSADLTVQAGSRVAVIGPSGAGKSTLLDLISGFVEPTGGRILWDDTLLTGQAPGARPISLLFQDGNLFPHLSAFQNIALGLRPSLRLTPAERDRVRASLSRVGLSGMEDRKPGALSGGQRSRVALARMLLRAEPLVLLDEPFAALGPALKDEMLALLLDLIAEIGATLLMVTHDPEDARALKGQTILVADGVAHPPEDTGALFSNPPAALAAYLG
- a CDS encoding thiamine/thiamine pyrophosphate ABC transporter permease ThiP; this encodes MAERAGPVTPRVALIGGLAAGVILLLVLGSIAAVALRAEVWSGLKPSDWAALRFTLLQAVLSAVISVGLAIPVARALARRQFRGRGALITLLGAPFILPVIVAVFGLLAVFGRSGIASQALGWLGLPPLSIFGLHGVVLAHVFFNLPLAVRLILQGWMAVPAERFRLAASLNFTSRDVARHIEWPVLREVVPGALMAVFLICTTSFAVALTLGGGPRATTIELAIYQAFRFDFDLSRAALLALLQVAVSGTAALIALRVSRPADQGGGLDRVARRWDAAGPVARLQDTLFLALVSLFLLLPLLTIVLRGLPGLLSLPAPVFAAAGRSILVALASTALTLALALPLAAMAHGLRGRGGKVVEGLGYLTIAASPLVIGTGLFIVIFPFANPVALALPVTALVNAAMALPFALRVLAPALAGVEGGYGRLADSLRLTGFARLRLLWLPRLRRPLGFAAGLAAALSMGDLGVVALFADPEGATLPLTLYRLMAAYRTGDAAAAALLLLMLSLAVFWVFDRGGQTDADA
- a CDS encoding thiamine ABC transporter substrate binding subunit; this encodes MRTLFLAAGLLAATPVFAQDKPTLTVLTYDSFVSDWGPGPVVEAAFEEVCNCDLKFVGSGDGAALLARIRLEGARSEADVVLGLDTNLTAAAAGTGLFAPHGVTPEGLSLPIAWDDPLFLPFDWGYFAFVHDTGKLVNPPADFRALGASDVSVIIQDPRSSTPGLGLLMWVKAAYGDEAGSVWADLSDNIVTVTKGWSEAYGLFLEGEADMVLSYTTSPAYHRIAEEDDTKAAAEFAEGHYLQIEVAGKLASGDQPELADAFLAFMLSEGFQGAIPTTNWMYPAVTPAGGLPEGFGSPRDGTSLLVAPGDAPAVRDAALDEWLNALGQ